In Methanosphaera sp. ISO3-F5, a genomic segment contains:
- a CDS encoding ATP-grasp domain-containing protein produces the protein MYATSFFELEDQKKYVDKLIVPSNNDTFDLKVLEDLSLNYVNDVDYIIFTSDVNTDRYPHSKIIGNTNTRHINNKWEMYKKLHKNFLMPATYRINSIEEATEIVNNHKDKKFVIKPVYGSGGVGINYFNTNIQLDGDFILQEYIEGKSVSSSFLSYNSHEISMVTTSDQIIGSKMLGGNDFLYCGNITPLINSNPKLINISTKISKMFKLVGSNGVDFILHKNNVYVLEVNPRIQGTFECVENSFNINLAKAHIDSCNNELVEIPKLKNFCVKLVPYSMNDAKYALRGIDFLNDCSPSDYLYKKGTPIATIIVSDRILENAMGKAEIIRKKVYDSII, from the coding sequence GTGTATGCTACCAGTTTTTTTGAATTGGAAGATCAAAAAAAATATGTGGATAAACTAATTGTTCCATCAAATAATGATACTTTTGATTTAAAAGTATTAGAAGATTTATCATTAAATTATGTAAATGATGTTGATTACATTATTTTTACTAGTGATGTTAACACAGATAGGTATCCTCATTCAAAAATCATAGGAAATACTAATACAAGACACATCAACAATAAATGGGAAATGTATAAAAAATTACATAAAAACTTCCTAATGCCTGCAACATATAGAATTAACAGTATTGAAGAAGCAACAGAAATAGTTAATAACCATAAAGATAAAAAATTTGTTATCAAACCAGTATATGGTTCAGGCGGAGTTGGAATAAATTATTTCAATACTAATATTCAATTGGATGGAGATTTTATTTTACAGGAATATATAGAAGGCAAAAGTGTAAGCAGTTCTTTCTTATCATATAATTCCCATGAAATTAGTATGGTCACTACATCTGATCAGATTATTGGTTCAAAAATGTTGGGTGGTAACGACTTTTTATATTGCGGAAACATTACTCCATTAATCAATTCTAATCCCAAATTAATTAACATTTCAACAAAAATTTCTAAAATGTTTAAACTTGTTGGTTCTAATGGTGTGGATTTTATTTTACATAAAAATAATGTTTATGTATTGGAAGTTAATCCTAGGATTCAGGGCACATTTGAATGTGTGGAAAATAGTTTTAACATTAACTTAGCTAAGGCACATATTGATTCTTGTAATAATGAACTGGTTGAAATTCCTAAATTAAAGAATTTTTGTGTAAAATTAGTTCCTTATTCTATGAATGATGCTAAGTATGCTTTAAGGGGAATTGATTTCTTAAATGATTGTTCTCCATCTGATTACTTGTATAAAAAAGGCACTCCTATTGCTACTATTATCGTATCTGATAGGATTTTAGAGAATGCTATGGGTAAAGCTGAAATAATAAGAAAAAAAGTGTATGATTCTATAATTTAA
- a CDS encoding V-type ATP synthase subunit D, with the protein MAGEKLDGINPTRMELLNLKDRAKLSTKGHSLLKEKRDALIKEFFEILDRVKGSRDEVEKKLAIAYAELNKAQIDMGDMAVKRAALSVRESIELDISSRSIMGVSVPVVKSQATHNDLISRGYGFAGTSANLDIAAKEFEESIKIIIELGEIEKTIIMLAKEVEATKRRVNALEHVMIPRINNTISFIEMRLEEMERESFVQLKVIKRNMDAKESE; encoded by the coding sequence ATGGCAGGAGAAAAATTGGATGGAATAAATCCAACTCGTATGGAACTTCTTAATTTAAAAGACAGAGCTAAATTGTCTACTAAAGGTCATAGTCTTCTTAAAGAAAAAAGAGATGCTCTTATTAAGGAGTTTTTTGAAATATTGGATAGAGTAAAAGGTTCTAGAGATGAAGTTGAAAAGAAATTAGCTATTGCATACGCAGAACTAAACAAAGCTCAAATAGACATGGGAGATATGGCAGTTAAACGTGCAGCTTTATCAGTTAGAGAATCTATCGAATTAGACATAAGTTCTAGAAGTATTATGGGTGTTTCTGTACCTGTTGTAAAAAGTCAAGCTACACATAATGATTTAATTAGCAGAGGTTATGGTTTTGCTGGTACTTCAGCAAACTTAGATATTGCTGCTAAAGAATTCGAAGAGTCAATTAAAATAATTATTGAACTTGGAGAAATCGAAAAAACAATTATCATGTTAGCTAAAGAAGTTGAAGCAACAAAAAGAAGAGTAAATGCTTTAGAACATGTTATGATTCCTCGTATAAACAATACAATTTCATTTATTGAAATGCGTTTAGAGGAAATGGAAAGGGAAAGTTTCGTGCAACTTAAAGTTATTAAACGTAACATGGATGCAAAAGAATCTGAATAA